The Stygiolobus azoricus genome window below encodes:
- a CDS encoding SDR family NAD(P)-dependent oxidoreductase, whose translation MVVQKRVAAYATSKHALLGLTRSIAVGYAPQIRCVAIYPGTPLLEWRQKRRLEKNMLKRMGISLSYEKSRKS comes from the coding sequence TTGGTTGTACAGAAAAGAGTAGCAGCATATGCTACAAGTAAGCATGCGTTGTTAGGACTGACTAGAAGTATAGCAGTAGGCTACGCTCCTCAAATCAGATGTGTAGCAATATATCCAGGAACACCATTGTTAGAATGGCGGCAGAAAAGGAGGTTGGAAAAGAACATGTTGAAGAGAATGGGGATAAGTTTATCCTATGAAAAGAGTAGGAAATCCTGA
- a CDS encoding SDR family oxidoreductase codes for MKRVGNPEEIGYLTAFLLSDLASFINGTCIVIDGGLISLIPISSPAR; via the coding sequence ATGAAAAGAGTAGGAAATCCTGAAGAAATAGGATACTTAACAGCTTTTCTTCTCTCAGACTTAGCTTCGTTTATAAACGGTACTTGTATTGTGATTGACGGAGGATTAATTTCGTTAATACCTATAAGCAGTCCAGCTAGATAA
- a CDS encoding MFS transporter, whose translation MAKKEEMGKHLESDGPSSFSRDTVKAIISQFLGFLLDAYDLTMILTIAPVLAVVLFPPSSSLLATFNVIFAYSLTIIFRPLGSAIFGHLGDKLGRRTDLIITVLGLGITSALTAALPTYAQVGILSYILFVIIRIGVGIFAGGEYAAGHPFAMEWTPYKWRGFISGLVQGGFSFGSMLTAAVLSLFISTFGVKGLETYAWRYLFLTTLIPAVIALAIRLSMKETPIFSDLKAQNKIRKSPFLDLFRKPYRRDFFQVMLFMTGLFFYSYSLFAFVPTILEHKPSVFSLSTANHIYTIGTVAAFFGAVLFGTLTQIVGRRRLALIWAVITFIVSIPMYYMLMYGASIGNVAIATIAVIIIGIIAQGPWGMIPIYLSERFKASMRSSGLGFGYSSGIFLGGWFSIYVPLMHEYLFKSIDTPTNVWFSTAVLLMIGAVIVGIGQYLGPETLGTRLSE comes from the coding sequence ATGGCTAAAAAAGAGGAGATGGGCAAACATTTAGAAAGTGACGGACCTTCGTCCTTTAGTAGGGATACTGTAAAGGCTATAATATCGCAGTTTTTAGGGTTTCTTCTTGATGCGTATGATCTAACAATGATATTGACCATAGCTCCAGTTTTAGCCGTTGTACTTTTTCCACCCTCATCTTCTTTATTAGCTACATTTAATGTCATATTCGCCTATTCCTTGACTATAATATTTAGACCTCTAGGATCTGCTATCTTTGGGCATTTAGGAGACAAACTAGGTAGAAGGACTGATCTAATTATAACCGTACTAGGTCTAGGAATTACTAGTGCACTAACTGCAGCATTACCGACTTATGCTCAAGTAGGAATATTGTCTTACATCCTATTTGTTATAATAAGAATAGGAGTAGGAATATTTGCTGGAGGAGAATACGCTGCTGGACATCCTTTTGCAATGGAATGGACTCCGTATAAATGGAGAGGTTTCATAAGTGGACTGGTTCAGGGAGGATTCTCATTTGGTAGTATGTTAACAGCTGCCGTCTTGTCCCTCTTTATCTCAACTTTTGGGGTGAAAGGTCTTGAAACTTATGCATGGAGATATCTCTTTCTTACAACGTTAATTCCAGCAGTTATAGCCCTAGCAATAAGACTATCCATGAAGGAGACTCCAATTTTCTCTGACCTAAAGGCACAAAATAAAATAAGGAAAAGTCCTTTCCTTGATCTCTTTAGAAAACCTTACAGAAGAGATTTCTTCCAAGTAATGCTTTTTATGACTGGGCTGTTCTTCTACTCTTACTCCCTATTTGCATTCGTACCTACAATACTAGAACATAAACCTTCTGTATTTTCACTAAGTACAGCTAACCATATTTATACCATCGGTACAGTGGCAGCATTTTTTGGCGCGGTGCTTTTCGGTACATTAACTCAAATAGTTGGACGAAGAAGACTAGCATTAATATGGGCTGTGATAACCTTTATAGTTTCTATCCCTATGTATTATATGCTAATGTATGGTGCTAGTATAGGCAATGTAGCAATAGCAACAATTGCAGTAATAATTATAGGAATAATAGCACAAGGACCTTGGGGAATGATACCAATTTATCTTTCTGAAAGATTTAAAGCTTCAATGAGGTCTTCTGGACTTGGTTTCGGATATTCTTCAGGAATATTTCTTGGTGGATGGTTCAGCATATATGTACCTTTAATGCACGAATATCTATTCAAGTCCATAGATACTCCTACTAATGTTTGGTTCTCTACTGCAGTACTTCTCATGATAGGCGCGGTAATTGTTGGTATAGGACAATATTTAGGACCAGAAACACTTGGAACACGTCTTTCAGAGTAA
- a CDS encoding MFS transporter: MSSSIWNTLWKKRVTHIILFVLVLYLINFLDRVNISYAIDAGMFKDLGLSSAAATVAASLASSLFFIGYFIPQIFSNLLISRIGVRKVFALAFLSWGIITVLIGLSTSVTEVYILRFLLGIAEAPFYAGVIFYLSLWFTRKERATANSLFNAAIPISGIIGGLIAGAIFSVYGNYPGWRYLFFYEGGLAIVAVIFILALMTDFPKDAKWLTTEEKNLLLSEIETSPNVHTKWTRALADPDVIKLAIVYFLGVTSLYGYTIWLPSIISSFSGLSAALSSFLSAIPYLIASISLIFIARYADKKQTHKWVTFYVFLIAGIGLAASAAALRISAVLSFVFFVIAAIGIYSFLSPFWAIPTKFLKGESAAASIGLINAVGNLGGIAGPIIVGVLKAYTNSFLPGIYTMAAFAFVAGIVVLLIKKDVRTMT; this comes from the coding sequence ATGAGCTCCTCAATATGGAACACACTATGGAAAAAGAGGGTAACGCACATTATACTCTTTGTTCTGGTGTTATATCTGATTAATTTTCTAGATAGAGTAAATATTTCTTATGCAATAGACGCTGGAATGTTTAAAGATCTAGGGCTGAGTTCTGCTGCAGCCACTGTAGCTGCATCATTGGCTTCTTCACTATTCTTCATAGGATACTTTATTCCACAAATATTCTCGAATTTACTTATTAGTAGAATAGGAGTTAGAAAAGTTTTTGCTCTAGCTTTCCTATCCTGGGGTATTATTACTGTTTTAATAGGATTATCTACTTCAGTTACTGAAGTGTACATACTAAGATTTTTATTAGGAATTGCCGAGGCCCCATTTTATGCTGGCGTAATATTTTACTTAAGTTTATGGTTCACCAGAAAAGAGAGAGCTACCGCAAATAGCTTATTTAATGCCGCAATACCTATTTCTGGAATTATAGGAGGATTAATAGCAGGAGCAATATTCTCAGTTTATGGTAATTATCCAGGATGGAGATACTTATTCTTTTATGAGGGAGGCTTAGCTATAGTGGCGGTAATATTTATTCTCGCCCTAATGACTGACTTCCCTAAAGATGCAAAGTGGTTAACAACAGAGGAGAAAAATCTTCTACTTTCGGAAATAGAAACTTCACCAAATGTTCACACTAAATGGACCAGAGCCTTGGCAGATCCAGACGTGATAAAACTAGCTATTGTGTATTTTCTTGGAGTCACTAGCCTGTATGGTTATACTATATGGCTTCCTTCAATAATTTCAAGCTTTTCTGGACTCTCAGCAGCCTTATCAAGCTTCCTTAGTGCTATACCTTACCTCATAGCTTCCATAAGTCTAATATTTATAGCTAGGTATGCTGATAAAAAACAAACACATAAATGGGTTACTTTTTACGTATTTTTAATAGCTGGTATTGGATTGGCTGCAAGTGCTGCAGCTCTAAGAATCTCGGCTGTATTATCCTTCGTATTTTTCGTTATAGCTGCAATAGGCATATACAGTTTCCTATCGCCATTCTGGGCAATACCTACAAAATTCTTAAAAGGTGAATCTGCTGCAGCGTCAATAGGACTTATAAATGCTGTAGGAAATCTAGGAGGAATAGCTGGACCGATAATAGTAGGAGTTTTAAAGGCCTATACTAACTCTTTTCTACCAGGGATTTATACTATGGCAGCTTTCGCTTTCGTTGCAGGAATTGTAGTTCTGCTAATAAAGAAAGATGTAAGAACCATGACATGA